Proteins encoded by one window of Lactobacillus paragasseri:
- a CDS encoding ERF family protein, with protein sequence MTEKVKVPILTQIQNELKAPKSQYNSFGKYKYRNAEDIEQALKPLLAKYGATLTIDEDVRMVGERIYFVEAARYKDAEQEVSVQGWAREALNKKGMDDSQISGATSSYAVKYALAKLFLIDDTQDTDSNGYQRNQQQEPAQKQKPVRRQATPSKPKKMTKDQLYEYQADYNGEKKFLVTIYTECDKQKKMGLDAKTSVPIEWWHKKLKENSADGEAVRQFTEMAIAANKKKQAKAKIEQSNSIPDYAQDPEVEKAIEEAIS encoded by the coding sequence ATGACAGAAAAAGTAAAAGTTCCAATTTTAACTCAAATTCAAAATGAATTAAAAGCACCGAAGAGCCAGTATAACAGCTTTGGTAAATATAAGTATCGAAATGCAGAAGATATTGAGCAAGCGTTGAAACCATTGCTTGCTAAGTATGGAGCAACCCTGACTATTGATGAAGATGTTCGAATGGTTGGAGAACGGATTTACTTTGTTGAAGCTGCAAGGTATAAGGACGCAGAACAAGAAGTTAGTGTTCAAGGTTGGGCTAGAGAAGCTTTAAACAAAAAAGGAATGGACGACAGTCAAATTTCAGGAGCTACTAGCTCTTACGCAGTTAAGTATGCTTTAGCGAAATTGTTCCTAATTGATGATACGCAAGATACCGATAGTAATGGTTATCAGAGAAACCAACAACAAGAACCAGCACAGAAGCAAAAGCCAGTAAGGCGACAAGCAACGCCGAGTAAACCAAAGAAGATGACTAAAGATCAACTTTACGAATATCAAGCTGACTACAACGGGGAAAAGAAGTTCTTAGTTACCATCTACACCGAGTGCGACAAACAAAAGAAGATGGGACTTGATGCTAAGACAAGTGTTCCGATTGAGTGGTGGCACAAAAAGCTAAAGGAAAATTCAGCTGACGGAGAAGCAGTAAGACAGTTCACAGAAATGGCTATAGCTGCTAACAAAAAGAAACAAGCTAAAGCCAAAATAGAACAATCTAATAGTATTCCTGACTATGCTCAAGATCCCGAAGTTGAAAAAGCAATTGAAGAAGCAATTTCTTAA
- a CDS encoding conserved phage C-terminal domain-containing protein, translating into MGRRMISSKVVDTDNFLDMPATSQNLYFHLLMHADDDGFLGNPKTITRSIGAHQDDLKLLIEKGYLFVFEDGAIAIKDWFIHNYIPKDRYHETVYKEDKKKLEVTETQQYRLVTRKPIVQDTESKQDDSNMDTKKEQDVNSLDTTCIQDDDNVYTEDKLSKDKLSKDNNINKLSSSENVDSEPKQKSQKIPYEKIIDYLNRKTNSHYRPTSKATRRLIKARYNEGFTDVDFKTVIDKKCAEWLQDGNMVQYLRPETLFGTKFEAYLNQPDTGPIPRRNFGSKPVRRATDWGQVQQQIQKQNPVSHISREERDAIFKNFGR; encoded by the coding sequence ATGGGCAGAAGAATGATAAGTAGCAAAGTAGTTGATACAGATAACTTCTTAGATATGCCTGCCACTTCGCAAAACTTATACTTCCACTTATTAATGCACGCAGATGATGATGGCTTTCTTGGAAATCCTAAAACTATCACTAGATCAATTGGAGCACATCAAGATGATTTAAAACTTCTAATTGAAAAAGGTTATCTGTTTGTGTTTGAAGACGGAGCAATTGCAATTAAAGATTGGTTCATTCACAACTATATTCCTAAAGATCGTTATCATGAAACAGTTTATAAGGAAGACAAGAAGAAATTAGAAGTCACTGAAACTCAGCAATACCGCCTTGTTACAAGAAAACCGATTGTTCAGGATACGGAAAGTAAACAAGATGATAGCAACATGGATACTAAAAAAGAACAAGATGTAAACAGTTTGGATACAACTTGTATACAAGATGATGACAACGTGTATACCGAAGATAAGTTAAGTAAAGATAAGTTAAGTAAAGATAATAATATAAATAAATTGTCGAGTTCAGAGAACGTCGACTCCGAACCAAAACAAAAATCTCAAAAAATACCTTACGAAAAAATTATTGACTACCTAAACAGAAAGACTAATTCACATTATCGACCAACTTCTAAAGCTACAAGGCGACTAATTAAAGCTAGATACAACGAGGGCTTTACTGATGTTGATTTTAAAACAGTTATAGACAAGAAATGTGCTGAATGGCTACAAGATGGCAACATGGTTCAGTACTTAAGACCAGAAACACTTTTTGGAACTAAGTTTGAAGCATATCTAAATCAACCAGACACAGGACCTATTCCACGAAGGAATTTTGGAAGCAAGCCAGTTCGAAGGGCTACTGATTGGGGACAGGTTCAACAACAAATTCAGAAACAAAATCCAGTATCGCATATATCACGAGAAGAACGTGACGCAATTTTTAAAAATTTTGGAAGGTAA
- a CDS encoding helix-turn-helix domain-containing protein: MQNRIKELREKRGISQEELANEVNLSNQVISFYENGKREPKIEKWQKLADYFNVSVPYLQGTVDEYIDIHDLNEEEQDAYNRITDMLCEEYPEDSISWSKIGQLLINSAEE; this comes from the coding sequence ATGCAAAACAGAATAAAGGAATTACGAGAAAAAAGAGGAATTAGTCAAGAAGAATTAGCTAATGAGGTAAATCTTAGTAATCAAGTAATTAGCTTTTATGAAAATGGTAAGCGTGAACCCAAAATAGAAAAGTGGCAGAAGTTAGCTGATTATTTCAACGTATCAGTGCCTTATTTGCAAGGAACTGTTGACGAGTATATCGACATCCACGATTTAAACGAAGAGGAGCAAGACGCATATAACCGTATCACGGACATGCTATGCGAAGAGTACCCAGAAGACAGCATTTCTTGGTCAAAGATTGGTCAGCTATTAATTAATTCAGCGGAGGAATAG
- a CDS encoding phage antirepressor KilAC domain-containing protein has protein sequence MNNELIKVTVQNDQQLVSARDLYKGLELKGRFSRWVDNNFNFFTKNEDFYKCTASTVVGNGAKRELEDYVLTIPMAKQLAMMARTEKSKLYREYFLDLERKWNDPQNVVQRAMDILHSENLQLKLENKSLNRQLEESNKKASYLDVILGTTDAMVTTQIAMDYGYTAVKFNKLLHALGIQHKVNGQWILYKAYMGKKYTTTKLHTYTDKHGKDHAKPLTAWTQKGRRLIYDILKENDVLPLIEREDIA, from the coding sequence ATGAATAACGAATTAATCAAAGTAACAGTACAGAATGACCAGCAACTTGTTAGTGCTAGAGATTTGTATAAGGGACTTGAACTAAAGGGAAGATTTAGTCGATGGGTTGATAATAATTTTAACTTTTTCACTAAAAATGAAGATTTTTACAAGTGTACAGCAAGTACGGTTGTCGGAAATGGTGCTAAACGTGAGTTAGAGGATTATGTTTTGACAATTCCAATGGCTAAGCAATTGGCTATGATGGCAAGAACAGAAAAATCAAAACTGTATCGTGAGTATTTCTTAGACTTAGAGCGAAAGTGGAATGATCCACAAAACGTTGTTCAACGTGCTATGGATATTCTTCACAGCGAAAACTTGCAACTTAAGCTGGAAAATAAGAGCTTGAACCGCCAACTTGAAGAAAGCAACAAGAAAGCTAGCTACTTGGATGTTATTCTTGGTACTACTGACGCAATGGTTACTACTCAAATTGCTATGGATTACGGTTATACGGCTGTTAAGTTTAACAAACTGCTACATGCACTAGGTATTCAGCATAAAGTCAACGGACAATGGATCTTATATAAAGCTTACATGGGCAAGAAGTACACTACAACGAAACTTCACACCTACACCGACAAGCATGGTAAGGATCATGCTAAGCCACTTACTGCTTGGACTCAAAAGGGTAGACGCTTAATTTACGATATTTTGAAAGAAAATGACGTACTACCGTTGATTGAAAGAGAGGACATTGCGTAA
- a CDS encoding RusA family crossover junction endodeoxyribonuclease — MRVNFTIEGAPVGKARPRVTRTVTYTPAKTARYEDLVRYTAINSFKGIFDKDEPLDVKIMAYFEVPKSLSKKRKALCLANQELPTKKPDADNVGKIIMDGMNPKMKRDKRLHKMVEVLRGVYHDDKQVTTLLVKKRYAERARVDVRIKRDMGD, encoded by the coding sequence TTGAGAGTTAACTTTACGATTGAAGGAGCGCCAGTAGGTAAGGCTAGACCGAGAGTTACTAGGACGGTAACTTACACGCCAGCTAAAACGGCACGATATGAAGATTTAGTCAGGTATACAGCGATCAACAGTTTCAAAGGTATATTTGATAAAGATGAGCCTTTAGACGTTAAGATTATGGCATATTTTGAAGTACCGAAGAGTTTAAGCAAGAAGCGTAAGGCTTTATGTTTAGCTAACCAAGAACTGCCAACTAAGAAACCAGATGCTGATAACGTGGGTAAAATCATCATGGACGGCATGAACCCAAAAATGAAGCGTGATAAACGACTTCACAAAATGGTTGAAGTTTTGAGAGGCGTTTACCACGATGACAAGCAAGTAACAACCTTGTTAGTCAAAAAGAGGTATGCCGAACGTGCAAGAGTTGACGTGAGAATTAAGAGAGATATGGGTGATTAG
- a CDS encoding QueT transporter family protein encodes MGSPLGPIDMLVGTSATFITAVMIYLINKHISNLKMKLVVSTLIPTFIGMLPIALELHYIQHVPFWLTYGTSMLGEFGSCLICAILVYFLSKRIDLSK; translated from the coding sequence GTGGGTAGTCCATTAGGTCCAATTGATATGTTAGTTGGAACGTCAGCAACTTTTATTACTGCTGTCATGATTTATTTGATTAATAAACACATTTCCAATTTAAAAATGAAGTTAGTGGTAAGTACCCTAATTCCTACTTTTATCGGAATGTTACCGATAGCCTTGGAACTTCACTATATTCAACATGTACCATTCTGGTTAACCTATGGAACATCCATGCTAGGTGAATTTGGTTCATGCTTAATTTGTGCTATTTTGGTTTACTTTTTATCTAAAAGAATTGATTTATCAAAATAA
- a CDS encoding PBSX family phage terminase large subunit: MALINLLTKKQIKVLQSYLNDDWKYLILNGAVRAGKTVIDNYLFLLELKRIKKLAEIEKEPHPQYILAGYSSNSIYTNVISSIENQFGIVMKTDRHGHYHLFGIDIVPAYTGSVRGIGAIRGMTSYGAYINEASLATHEVFQEIVQRCSIGSARIICDTNPDIPTHWLKTDYIDNHDPKARIKAFSFTIDDNTFLSKDYVEALKAATPRGMFYDRGILGQWVTGDGIVYQDFNKDTMVIPKNRVPDGLDYYVGVDWGYEHPNPIILLGDDKDGNTYVLEDYTQKHKFINYWVKVAQNLQTRFGRNLIFYADSARPDNVNEFQSNGLNCINANKNVLPGIECVARKMREGKFYVVDTASSGLLDEIYQYAWDESTGLPLKENDVRHNDRLDAIRYAIYSRNKKGGFIPWN; this comes from the coding sequence TTGGCACTGATAAATCTACTAACGAAGAAACAGATTAAGGTGCTGCAATCCTACCTTAACGATGATTGGAAGTACTTGATCTTAAATGGTGCTGTCCGTGCTGGTAAGACAGTGATAGATAACTATCTTTTCTTACTAGAGCTTAAACGAATTAAAAAGCTTGCTGAGATCGAAAAAGAACCACATCCTCAATATATTCTTGCAGGGTATAGTTCAAATTCAATCTATACAAATGTCATCTCATCAATTGAAAATCAATTCGGAATAGTGATGAAGACCGACAGACACGGGCATTATCATCTTTTTGGCATTGATATAGTGCCAGCTTATACAGGATCAGTTCGAGGAATTGGTGCTATTCGTGGTATGACTTCTTACGGGGCTTATATAAACGAAGCAAGTTTAGCCACGCATGAAGTTTTCCAAGAAATAGTGCAACGTTGTTCTATTGGATCAGCAAGGATTATCTGCGACACAAACCCTGATATTCCTACACACTGGCTTAAGACAGATTACATTGATAATCATGATCCTAAGGCAAGGATTAAGGCGTTTAGTTTTACAATTGACGACAACACTTTTCTTTCAAAAGATTATGTTGAAGCTTTAAAGGCTGCTACTCCAAGAGGAATGTTTTATGACCGTGGTATTTTAGGTCAGTGGGTTACAGGTGACGGAATTGTCTACCAAGATTTCAATAAAGATACAATGGTAATTCCTAAAAATCGTGTTCCAGATGGTTTAGATTACTATGTTGGCGTTGACTGGGGTTATGAACACCCTAATCCGATCATCTTATTAGGCGATGATAAGGACGGTAACACTTACGTCTTGGAAGACTACACACAGAAGCACAAGTTCATTAATTACTGGGTTAAGGTTGCACAGAACTTACAGACAAGGTTCGGGCGCAATCTTATTTTTTATGCTGATTCGGCAAGACCTGATAACGTGAACGAGTTTCAATCCAACGGGCTGAACTGTATCAACGCAAATAAGAATGTGTTGCCCGGAATTGAATGCGTAGCAAGGAAAATGCGTGAGGGAAAGTTCTATGTGGTTGATACAGCGTCAAGTGGCTTACTTGATGAGATATATCAATATGCTTGGGACGAAAGTACAGGGCTCCCACTCAAAGAAAATGATGTAAGACACAACGACAGGCTAGACGCTATTAGATATGCAATTTATAGCAGAAACAAGAAGGGAGGTTTCATACCTTGGAATTAG
- a CDS encoding phage portal protein: protein MELDALKKLIQNTSTSRNDLINNYKQAVNYYENKTDITTRNNGKAKLNKEGKKDPLRSADNRIPSNFYQLLVDQEAGYVASVFPDIDVGKDADNKKIIDVLGDDRALTLNGLLVDSSNAGRAWLHYWIDEDGNFRYGIIQPDQITPIYATTLDNKLLGILRSYKQLDPDSGKYFTVHEYWTDKEAQFFRTNATDSTVIEPYNIITSYDLSAGYETGQSNTLKHNFGRVPFIEFSKNKYRLPELNKYKGLIDAYDDIYNGFINDLDDVQTVILVLTNYGGADLHQFMNDLRKYKSIKINNTGNGDNSGVDKLQIDIPVEARDDALKITRKNIFLFGQGIDPANFESSNASGVAIKMLYSHLELKAAKTQTYFEHAINELVRAIMRYLNFSDADKRHISQHWTRTKVEDSLTKAQIVSTVANYSSKEAVAKANPIVDDWQQELKDLAKDKEENDPYSNQADELNGKGVNDEQ from the coding sequence TTGGAATTAGACGCATTAAAGAAGTTAATACAAAACACTTCTACTAGTAGAAATGATCTAATCAATAATTACAAACAAGCAGTAAATTATTATGAGAATAAGACTGATATTACTACTAGAAACAACGGTAAAGCTAAGCTTAATAAGGAGGGCAAGAAAGATCCTTTAAGAAGTGCTGATAATCGTATTCCATCTAATTTTTACCAACTACTGGTAGACCAAGAAGCTGGTTATGTTGCTTCTGTCTTCCCTGATATTGATGTAGGAAAAGATGCCGATAACAAGAAAATTATTGATGTCTTAGGTGATGATCGTGCTTTGACGCTTAACGGCTTGTTAGTAGATAGTTCAAATGCCGGTCGAGCTTGGTTGCACTACTGGATTGATGAAGATGGCAATTTCAGATATGGAATTATCCAACCTGACCAGATCACTCCTATTTATGCAACAACGTTGGATAATAAGTTGCTGGGTATTCTAAGAAGTTACAAGCAGTTAGATCCTGATAGTGGTAAGTATTTCACGGTTCACGAATATTGGACGGATAAAGAAGCACAATTCTTCAGGACAAATGCAACCGATAGCACAGTGATTGAGCCTTACAATATCATTACTTCTTATGATTTAAGTGCAGGATATGAAACAGGACAGTCAAACACCTTAAAACACAACTTTGGACGTGTTCCTTTTATTGAATTTTCTAAAAATAAGTACAGATTGCCTGAGCTTAACAAGTATAAGGGCTTAATTGACGCTTACGATGATATCTACAACGGATTTATTAATGACTTAGACGATGTTCAAACTGTAATTCTTGTCTTAACCAACTATGGCGGTGCTGACTTACATCAATTTATGAACGATTTAAGAAAATATAAGTCTATTAAGATTAATAATACAGGTAACGGGGATAATAGTGGCGTTGACAAGCTACAAATTGATATTCCTGTTGAAGCTCGTGATGATGCACTTAAGATAACCCGTAAAAATATCTTTTTGTTTGGTCAAGGAATTGATCCAGCTAACTTTGAGAGTTCAAATGCTTCTGGTGTAGCAATCAAGATGCTGTATTCTCACTTAGAATTAAAGGCTGCTAAAACACAAACTTACTTTGAACATGCTATTAATGAATTAGTTCGGGCAATCATGCGTTACCTTAACTTTTCAGATGCTGACAAGCGCCATATATCGCAACATTGGACGAGAACTAAGGTAGAGGATAGCTTGACTAAGGCTCAAATAGTTTCTACTGTAGCAAATTACAGTTCTAAAGAAGCAGTTGCTAAAGCTAATCCTATTGTTGATGATTGGCAACAGGAACTGAAAGACTTAGCCAAGGATAAAGAAGAAAATGATCCATATTCTAACCAAGCTGACGAGCTAAACGGTAAAGGCGTGAACGATGAACAGTAG
- a CDS encoding minor capsid protein has translation MNSSKYWRKRAIAEKKKQLESSADYEAAMQVRLRRLEHEFEKEALVYLQRYANENHVGLKQAASVLGNINSTKWSMTLEEFERKAKAGGYEKELNAEYYKSRIFRLQQLHEQMVEFSKKYGMAEQLRMQKGLAKQYQNSYYLHAYDKYRATGQLDIKLNHFNEQQLENIVYSPWKGSDFSKRIWKEYTEILPDELTDTMLRATLFGYSPSKVVTMMRDRFKKVSDRDLHRLVITEMGHAAEEATAQFYKDSDIEQYQYLATLESNTCDQCAHLDERIFNVKDKKEGINYPLIHPYCRCTTVPYDKDLPDVETRWSRDPKTGKSVYVKDMNYSEWNKSVNQKRLGYQDWKKVSGIKIIGLNMLKSLSSPKKDYQQVPKTLE, from the coding sequence ATGAACAGTAGTAAATACTGGCGCAAACGTGCTATCGCTGAAAAGAAAAAGCAACTTGAATCGTCAGCAGATTATGAAGCTGCTATGCAAGTTCGACTGAGACGTTTAGAGCATGAATTTGAAAAGGAAGCTTTAGTTTACTTACAAAGATATGCTAATGAGAACCATGTTGGCTTGAAACAAGCTGCTAGTGTTTTGGGTAATATTAACTCAACTAAGTGGTCTATGACCCTAGAAGAATTTGAAAGAAAAGCTAAGGCTGGTGGCTATGAAAAAGAGTTAAATGCTGAATACTACAAAAGCCGTATTTTCAGACTTCAACAGTTGCATGAACAAATGGTTGAGTTTTCTAAGAAGTACGGCATGGCCGAACAGTTAAGAATGCAAAAAGGCTTAGCTAAACAGTACCAGAATAGCTATTACTTACATGCTTACGACAAGTATCGAGCTACTGGTCAACTAGATATCAAGCTAAATCATTTCAATGAACAGCAATTAGAAAATATTGTTTACAGTCCTTGGAAAGGTAGCGACTTTAGCAAACGAATTTGGAAAGAATACACTGAAATTCTTCCTGATGAGTTAACTGACACAATGCTGAGAGCCACTTTATTTGGTTATTCTCCAAGCAAGGTTGTTACGATGATGAGAGATCGGTTTAAAAAGGTTTCTGATCGAGATTTGCATAGGCTAGTTATCACTGAAATGGGACACGCTGCCGAAGAAGCAACAGCACAGTTTTATAAAGATAGTGATATTGAACAATACCAATATTTAGCTACATTAGAAAGCAACACTTGTGACCAATGCGCCCACTTAGATGAGCGAATTTTTAATGTCAAAGATAAAAAAGAGGGTATTAACTATCCTTTGATTCACCCTTATTGTAGATGTACGACTGTTCCTTATGATAAAGACTTACCAGATGTTGAAACTCGCTGGAGTAGAGATCCTAAAACAGGTAAAAGCGTTTATGTTAAGGATATGAATTACAGTGAGTGGAATAAGTCCGTTAATCAAAAGCGTTTAGGATATCAGGACTGGAAGAAAGTATCTGGCATTAAAATTATTGGTTTAAATATGCTGAAAAGTTTAAGTTCTCCCAAAAAAGACTATCAACAAGTTCCTAAAACTTTGGAATGA
- a CDS encoding phage scaffolding protein: MKRKQLEELGLQEEQIKKIMDLNGEDIQNAKDKASASNAEILEENEALKSQMSERDKDLKKLRSQVKDNEDLTKQFNDLKSKYDKDTADLTQKLATNLLNSAIDQSLSKANARNNKAVKGLLNMDEIKLDDDGNLTGLDDQIKSLQKSDGYLFDEGSKQDYQPNNGKPANADPVQAMVDIFKGDK, from the coding sequence ATGAAAAGAAAACAATTAGAAGAGCTTGGATTACAAGAAGAGCAGATTAAGAAGATCATGGATTTAAACGGCGAAGACATTCAAAATGCTAAGGATAAAGCAAGTGCTAGCAATGCTGAAATCTTAGAAGAGAATGAAGCTCTTAAGTCCCAGATGAGTGAAAGAGATAAGGATTTAAAGAAGTTGCGCTCTCAAGTTAAAGATAATGAAGACTTGACTAAGCAATTTAATGATTTAAAGAGCAAGTATGACAAGGATACGGCTGACCTTACTCAAAAACTTGCTACTAATCTTTTAAATAGTGCAATTGACCAATCATTAAGCAAAGCTAATGCTCGTAATAATAAGGCTGTTAAAGGTCTTTTGAACATGGACGAAATTAAGCTTGATGATGATGGTAATTTAACTGGCTTAGACGATCAAATTAAATCTTTGCAGAAATCTGATGGTTATTTATTTGATGAAGGTAGTAAGCAAGATTACCAACCAAATAATGGAAAACCTGCTAACGCTGATCCAGTCCAAGCAATGGTTGATATATTTAAAGGAGACAAATAA
- a CDS encoding capsid protein, producing MAINYADKYQKAVIDGFYPDVLYSSALWQSPSNKTINFLDAKHIKVPRLSILSGRQNRDRRTITQPAANYSLDYDVYELTNERYWSTLVDPSDIDESNQLLSIANITRQYNLDSKMPEKDREMFSKLFSQRQAANTAEGLDQNTGIHSESLDAANILKAYDQMMRNFDRARIPVQGRILYVDTGTYYMLKEAEAVNRTIIVGDQQNINRAVRSLDEVTVVAVPEDLFQTKFDFTNGSKTVADAKQIKMMLIYNGVQIAPEKYDFVGLDAPAAANSGNWLYYEQSYDDVLLLKPKFRGVEFFIAEKDGSADPVGRDKTAETDAKPNANNTVEEIKAYLDKKHIDYNGKTKKDELLALVK from the coding sequence ATGGCAATTAATTACGCTGACAAATATCAAAAAGCAGTTATTGATGGTTTTTATCCAGACGTTTTATATTCAAGCGCTTTGTGGCAATCACCATCTAACAAGACAATTAATTTTTTAGATGCAAAACATATTAAAGTTCCACGGTTATCAATTTTATCTGGACGTCAAAACCGTGATAGACGTACTATTACACAACCAGCAGCAAACTATTCATTAGATTACGATGTTTATGAATTGACTAACGAACGTTACTGGAGTACTTTGGTTGATCCATCAGATATTGATGAAAGTAATCAATTATTATCAATCGCTAATATCACTAGACAATACAACTTAGATAGCAAGATGCCTGAAAAAGACCGAGAAATGTTTTCTAAGTTATTCAGTCAACGTCAAGCTGCCAATACTGCCGAAGGATTAGATCAAAATACTGGTATCCATTCAGAAAGTTTGGACGCAGCAAACATCTTAAAAGCTTACGATCAAATGATGCGTAACTTTGACCGTGCCAGAATTCCAGTTCAAGGACGTATTCTATATGTTGATACTGGTACGTATTACATGCTTAAAGAAGCGGAAGCAGTTAATAGAACAATCATCGTGGGCGATCAACAAAACATTAATCGTGCTGTTCGTTCACTTGATGAAGTCACTGTTGTTGCAGTACCAGAAGATTTATTCCAAACTAAGTTTGACTTTACCAATGGTTCTAAGACTGTTGCTGATGCTAAACAAATTAAGATGATGCTTATTTACAACGGTGTTCAAATTGCACCTGAAAAATATGACTTTGTTGGGTTGGATGCACCGGCAGCCGCAAACTCTGGTAACTGGTTATACTACGAACAAAGTTACGATGACGTTCTTTTACTTAAACCTAAGTTCAGAGGTGTTGAGTTCTTTATTGCTGAAAAAGACGGTAGCGCTGATCCAGTTGGACGTGATAAAACAGCCGAAACAGATGCTAAACCAAACGCAAATAACACTGTCGAAGAAATTAAGGCTTACTTAGATAAGAAGCACATTGATTACAATGGTAAGACCAAGAAAGACGAATTATTAGCTTTAGTGAAGTAG
- a CDS encoding HK97 gp10 family phage protein — protein sequence MSLGHVDDAQFQQFASRVRQKIDSGYVKQELGKSSKRIGTQSLRILKANTPVKQGNLRRSWTAEGPSYGGGGWTIKLINNAEYASYVESGHRQTPGRYVPVLKKRLVRDWVPGQFYMKKSIPQIQRQLPQLVTENLWGLKDLFE from the coding sequence ATGAGTCTAGGACATGTTGACGATGCTCAATTTCAGCAATTTGCTAGTAGAGTGAGACAGAAAATTGATAGTGGCTATGTAAAACAAGAGCTTGGAAAGAGTTCTAAGCGTATTGGTACACAATCATTACGAATTTTGAAAGCAAATACTCCTGTAAAGCAAGGTAACCTCCGTAGATCATGGACGGCAGAAGGACCGAGCTATGGTGGCGGTGGTTGGACGATCAAATTAATTAACAATGCTGAATATGCTTCTTACGTTGAAAGTGGTCACAGACAGACACCTGGAAGATATGTACCAGTACTGAAAAAGCGCCTGGTTAGAGATTGGGTGCCTGGTCAGTTTTACATGAAGAAATCTATTCCACAAATTCAAAGACAGTTGCCACAGTTGGTAACAGAGAATCTGTGGGGGTTAAAGGACTTGTTTGAATGA
- a CDS encoding phage tail terminator family protein, with translation MTIVERIAKRISEIFPDVTIYSEKQKSGFQVPSFYISKIMTVTKSRFFDIQDRSLSYSITYFANPDRPNADMEEVEQKLLNNFTILDDYATVRNRETTINQDDETLVMSFDLRLEMYPVQDGEKLERIEVNGGLK, from the coding sequence ATGACAATAGTTGAAAGAATAGCTAAGCGAATATCAGAGATATTTCCTGATGTGACAATTTATTCAGAAAAACAGAAAAGCGGTTTTCAAGTGCCGTCATTTTATATCAGTAAGATAATGACAGTCACTAAGAGTCGCTTTTTTGATATTCAAGATAGAAGCTTGTCTTACTCAATAACATATTTTGCTAATCCAGATCGACCTAATGCTGATATGGAAGAAGTAGAGCAAAAATTACTGAATAATTTTACAATATTAGATGATTATGCAACTGTTAGAAACCGAGAAACGACTATCAACCAAGATGATGAAACTTTAGTAATGAGTTTTGATTTGAGGTTAGAGATGTATCCGGTTCAAGACGGTGAAAAGCTAGAAAGGATTGAAGTTAATGGCGGACTCAAATAA